The Arachis ipaensis cultivar K30076 chromosome B05, Araip1.1, whole genome shotgun sequence nucleotide sequence TAGGTTTGGGTCCCTTtggttcccggggtgatcagtcccgggtttCCGTTAGGTCGGCCACTCGTCGTTTTGCCGTTTTCTTGTATTGGCGTATATCTTGCGAAAGACAAATTTACTGCATATGCATATATAGAACTTAAAACAAAGGAATGATGTAATCTATAATTAAAAGATGGAAGTGGAAAAAGAAATGGAAAGGAAACTAAAGTGTTGAGGGAGCGGGGTCGTTAGGTCGTGTGGTCGCTTCTTCTTATGAGTAGAACCTTTTTAGGTTTGCCATGTTCCATGTCCTCGGCACCTCGCTTCCATCCAACCTCTCTAGCTTGTAGGCGCCCTTGCCGAGGACTTCTCTTACCCTGTAAGGTCCTTCCCAGTTCGCGGCCAACTTGCCTTCTCCCGGGGTTGGCGGTCCTATGTCGTTGCGTCGTAAGACCAGGTCGCCTTCCCCAAGGCTTCTTTTTAGCACTTTATTGTTGTACCTTAGGGCTATCCTTTGCTTGATTGCTGTCTCTGTCAGATGTGCCATCTATCTTGTTTCGTCAACCAGGTCCTTCTCGATTGCCTCGTCTCATCCTCCAAGGAGTAACCTTGGACTCGGCTCCCCTATTTCGACTGGGATGATTGCGTCGACCCCGTATGTGAGTCGGAAGGGGGTTTCGCCAGTAGATGATTGAGGGGGAGGTTCTGTAAGACCATAAGACTGAGGCTAGCTCATCTGTCCATGAGCCCTTCTTCCCTTCAAGTCGTTTCTTTAGCCCTTTTAAGataactttgttggctgcttctaCCTGGCCGTTGCTTTGGGGATACTCGAGTGAGGAGAACTTTTGCTTGATTCCTAGCCCtgagaggaattctttgaacttcttgtcggtgaactgTGTCCCATTATCCGATATGATGGATTCTGGGATTCCGAATCTGGTAACTacttgcctccacatgaacttttgACAATTTGCTGAAGATATGCTGGCTAGTGGTtcagcttccacccatttggtatAGTAGTCTATGGCTACTATTAAGTATTTCACTTGTCCTGGCCCGGGTGGGAATGGCCCTAAGAGGTCGACTTCCCATTGGGCGAAAGGTCGTGGAGCCATCATCAAACTGAGTTCTTCGGGTTGGGCTTTATGGAAGTTGGTGTTTTCTTGgcattttttgcattttttgaCGAACTCCTGAGCGTCCGACATCATTATAGGCCAATAATATCCTTCCCGGACAATCTTTCTTGCTAACGACCTTCCCCCGATATGGTGGCCACAACACCCCTCATGCACTTCGCTTAGGACGTAGTCCATTTGTTTGGGGCGTAGGCACTTGAGTAGGGGTTGGTGGAGCCCTCGCTTGTATAACTACCCTTGTATGATCACATATTTGGGGGCTTCCCTCCTGGTGGCTTGTGCTTCTTTCTCGTTCTCGGGGGCTTCGTCGTGTTCCAAGTATCGGAGGATAGGGTCTATCGATGAGGGGGGGCTTGGCATTTGGGTTGTGCACAAGATGATTGCTGGTTAAGTTGCTAGCCCTTGGATTAGAGACCTGTTTCCCGTTCCGGGTTTAGTGCTCGCAAGCTTGGAGAGGAGGTCTGCTCGGGCGTTTCTTTCTCTAGGGACATGCTGGATCACGACTTCCTCAAAGCTTTTGCATAgctcttttaccttctctaggtATTTTTGTAGTAGCGTATCCCTGGCATGGTAGCTGCCGTTTACCTGGGAGGTGACGACCTGGGAGTCGCTACTAACTTCTACCCTTGATGCTCCAACTTCTCTGGCTAGGATTAGTCCTCCTATCAGTGCTTCGTACTCTGCTTGGTTGTTGGAAACTGGGAAGTCGAACTTGATCGACTGTTCGTAAGCTACTCCTGCCGAGTTCTCGAGGATGATTCTGGCTCCTCCGAACGTTTGGTTGGATGCTCCGTCGacgtggagcttccaccgtgtgctcAGTATATCGACTGTTTCCCCCGTGACTTCTACCAGAAAATCGGCCATTGCTTGGGCTTTAATTGCCTGCCTGGGTTCGTACTGCAAGTCATACTGAGACAGCTCTACTGCTCATGCCATCATTCTCCCCGCGAGGTCAGGTTTCTGGAGGACTTGTCGTATGACCTGGTCAGTTCTGAGGATTATTACGTGCCCTTGGAAGTATTGCTTTAGCCTTCTGGACGAGGTTAGTAGGGCATAAGCCAATTTTTTCAGCTTGGTGTACTTCAGCTCCGCTCATTGGAGTaccttgctgatgaagtatattgtGTGCTGAGTCTTGTCTTCTTCTCGGACAAGGACTGCTGCCATGGCTTGTGTGGTTACCGCCAGGTATAGGTACAGAGGTTCTCCTTCTCTGGGTTTACTGAGCACGGGAGGTTCCGAGAGTATCTTTTTAAAATGGCTGAATGCCTCTTCACACGCCGATGTCCACTCGAAGGCGATCCCTTTCTTCATTAGATTGAACAATGGGATGGCCTTTTCCGCCGAGGCTCCGAGGAATCGGGACAAAGCCGTAATTTTCCCGGTGAGTTGTTGCACGTCTTTGACGCATCCTGGGCTTGTCATCTTGAGGACGGCTTCGCACTTGTCTGGGTTGGCCTCTACCCCTCTTTGCGTTATCATGAAGCCTAGGAATTTCCCTGTTTCCATGGCAAATGCGCATTTGAGTGGGTTGAGCCTCATCTTGAATTTCCTTATTGCCTTGAAGATAGCTTGGAGGTCGTCTATAAGGCTGTTTGGTTCTGCTATTTTCACCAGGATGTCGTCGACGTAAACTTCTACCGTTTTGCCGATGAGGTCATGGAAGACCTTGCTCATTAGCCTTTGGTAGGTGGTTCCTGCGTTCTTTAGTCCGAATGGCATTACCTTGTAGCAGTAGGTgcctcctggcgttatgaacgccgttttgtCTTCATCAGGTCGGTGCATCGGAATCTGGTTATAGCCGGAGTACGCGTCCATGAAGTTGAGGAAGCGATATCCTGCTGCCGAATCCACTGATAAACTCCTATTTTAcaattcatcttgtgctcaattaagtatttttttatcaattcttcacccacttattcatatgaattgcatggttttactattccttccttattttatgatatatgtgaaaacatgtttcctatgccttaaaaataattattttaattatcctttattaccattcgatgtcgtgatctgtgtgttaagtattttcaggcttcatagggcaggaatggcttagaggacagaaaggaaacatacaaaaaatggaaggaaagcacaaaaaatggagttttgaagaaaaaggcagcgacgcacacgcgtggacgacgcggacgtgtgcctagcgcgaaatggcagtgacgcgtacgcgtggacgacgcggacgcatgcctagAACAGAGCATAAACGAtgcgaatgcgtgactgacgcgtacgcgtgacaaggaaaaactccaaatgacgcgaacgcgtgacccacgcgcacgcgtgacggacgccacttgcagaaaattgcagaagtcgcccccagcgatttctggaccctttttcggcccaaatccaagcccagaaacacagaatagaagccagaAAATGGGGGAATCAAGGGAGAAGGGGGAGAGACAACAttaataattcacaattttaagttttagatgtagttctctagagagagaggctctctcctctctcttaggatttaggatttctattaattttaggattgtctctttattccaggttcaatattcctttactttatgttctcttctacttttattcattgaattaCTTTAGTTGTTTATTTCgccaaattggtttatggattcttatgtttaatttgattcaatacaattcgaggtatttcagatttaagattgtttccttctatttatgatataagtaacctagatttttcccttttggctgtggttgagtaattggtgacacttgagttgtcaaatacagctgttgattgaaaattagaatttgctgattaatttagatccctctaaagctagtctttccacaggagttgactaggacatgaggatcaaattgattggtccacttaactttcctttatctagtatgggttaactaagtgggagcgataaacaatcctcatcacacctgataaggataactaggataagatttccagttctcataccttgccaagaatttttctaattattaatttatcttt carries:
- the LOC107640324 gene encoding uncharacterized protein K02A2.6-like, which translates into the protein MSDAQEFVKKCKKCQENTNFHKAQPEELSLMMAPRPFAQWEVDLLGPFPPGPGQVKYLIVAIDYYTKWVEAEPLASISSANCQKFMWRQVVTRFGIPESIISDNGTQFTDKKFKEFLSGLGIKQKFSSLEYPQSNGQVEAANKVILKGLKKRLEGKKGSWTDELASVLWSYRTSPSIIYWRNPLPTHIRGRRNHPSRNRGAESKVTPWRMRRGNREGPG